The nucleotide window CCTTGGTTCCGACATCGCGAAGCCGCGCGCCGCCCTTGCCGATGATGATGGCTTTCTGGCTTGAACGCTCGACGAAGAGATTGACCCGGACGTCCAGCAACGGATTGTCTTCACTGCGCCCCTCACGCGGAACGATCTCTTCCACCACCACGGCCAAAGAGTGCGGCAACTCGTCCCGGACGCCCTCCAAAGCAGCCTCGCGGATCAGCTCGGCAACCATGACGGCCTCCGGCTCATCAGTCAACTCGCCGCTGGGATACAGCGGCGGAGACAGCGGCATACGCGATATCAAGACATTGGTAACCGTGTCGACCTGGAAGCCATCGGCTGCCGAGACGGGAACGACATCGGCAAAACCATCCGGAAAGACCTCGGCCCCCAGCGCGGTGACGGCCAGCAGTTGCTCCGCCAACGCAGCCCGGTCCACCAAATCGGTCTTGGTGACCAGCGCGATGACCGGCTTGTTCGCCAGCGCGGCCAGCTGGTTGGCGATAAAACGGTCCCCGGGACCGATCTTTTCATTTGCGGGGAGGCAGAAGCCGATCGCATCCACCTCGGAGAGCGTGTCGGCGACCAGATCATTCAGGCGCTGTCCCAGGAGCGTACGCGGCCGGTGCAGACCCGGGGTATCCACCAGCACCAGCTGCGCATCCTCGCGGTGTACGATACCGCGGATCGTATGCCGGGTTGTCTGCGGTTTGGCCGAGGTGATGGCGACCTTTTGCCCGACCAACGCATTGGTCAGGGTCGACTTGCCGGCGTTCGGCCGCCCCACGAGCGAGACAAAACCGGCACGGTAATTCTCCGGCCAGCCTTCGGTCGCCATGGCAACTACTTTGCCTTTGTTTGGACTCATCGTTCTGTCTCCGATTCCGCACCTGCGGGTGCCTGGCTGGCGGCAGCGGCACCGTTGTCGGCAGCCACTGAATTCTCTTGGTCTTTGGGCGGCTGGAACCATACAAGCACATGCGAGACGCGGTTCCGCCTGCCCTCAAGCCTTTCGGCATACAAGTGGAGACCATCGATCTCCACCTGGCTGCCGACAATCGGGACCCGACCCAGGGTTTTGGCGAGCAAACCGCCGACCGTGTCGACTTCCTCATCGTCCAGATCCAGATCGAAGAGTTCGCCGACGTCGTCAATACTGGTGCGTGCGCTGATCAAGTATCGCCCGTCCGGCTGCGGCTCGATTTCGGGACTCTCGGAATCATACTCGTCGACAATTTCGCCAACGATTTCCTCGATCAAGTCTTCCAAGGTGACCAGACCGGCAGTGCCCCCGTATTCGTCGATGACGATAGCCACATGGGTGGACTCACGCTGCAGCTCCTTGAGCAGGTCGCTGACAGCCTTGGACTCCGGCACATACCGTACATCACGGGAAGCCTCATCAACCATGGTCGACGTCGCCGAGCCGGGCCTCGAATGTAGCCGGGCGGCTACGTCCTTCAAGTAGAGGATACCGCGCACTTGATCCGCATTCTCGCCAATGACCGGAATGCGTGAATAACCCGAACGCAGGAACAGGGACATCGCCTGCTGCAGGGTCGAGCCGGAATCGATAGTCAGCATATCGGTGCGCGGCACCATCACGGCACGGACCTTGGTATCGCCGAGCTCGAAGACCGAGTGGATGAGTTCCGCTTCCGCGTCTTCGATCATTTCCGCCTCGCTGGCACGATCCACAAGGTCGCGGAACTCCTCCTCCGAGAAGAACGCGGCATCTGCCCGCGGGGCATTCGGTGCGATTGCGCTGCCCAGGCGCACGAGCCAGCCGGGTACTGGTCCGAGAATTCCGCACAGGAAGCGTATGGCGGGAGCCGTCGCCTTAACCACGGCGGGAGCGTGGATCCGGCCAAACTGGCGTGGCGAAACACCCACCAGCACGAAGCCAACCGCCGCCATGGTAACTGTGGCGAGCAGTCCCGCCAGCCAGATGTTGTCCAGCAGGTCCTGGAAACCCAGGGCGACCGCTACGGCGCCCGCCATTTCAAACCAGACACGCCAGAACCGAAGGGCGTGCAGGTGGGCTACCGGTGCTTGGAGCACCATAGCCAACGTACGTACGCGCCCGCTGGCCAGAAGCTGTTCGGCTTCCTGCCGCGGTAGATAGGTAAACGCTGCCTCAGCGGCGGTAAGTACGGCCGCGAAGAGCGTGAAGGCCAGCGCCATGCCGGCCAGGGCCCCAATGATCAACGCGTGGTCTCCGTGGGCGCTTCCTTGCCCAGGAACGCAGCGAGCAGTTGGCGTTGGAGGGAGAACATTTCCTGTTCCTCCTCCGGCTCGGCGTGGTCGTAGCCGAGCAGGTGCAGAAGGCCGTGCGTGGCCAGCAGCAGCATCTCGTCGCCAATACTGTGGCCGGCCTTTTTGGCCTGCTCATCCGCGACTTGCGGACAGATGACAATGTCGCCAAGGACGCCGGCGGGACTGGGCTGCGCCGCTGTGCCCGGCCGTAGCTCGTCCATGGGAAAGGAGAGCACATCCGTGGGCCCCGGCTCGTCCATCCACTCAATGTGGAGCCGTTCCATGGCGTCGGTGTCGACCAGGATGATGGAGAGTTCGGCTTCCGGGTGCACATAGAGGCTTTCGAGCACAAAGCGGCCGAGGCGGGCCAGGTCGGCTTCGTCGGCGTCGTACTCTGTCTCGTTGTTGACTTCGATTGCCACGTCCTAGCTCTCCTGTTCCGTCCGCCGCCGCCGGGCTGTCGAGGGCTTCCGGCGTTCGTCGTCCCAACGGCCGTAGGCGGTGACGATGTCACTGACCAGCCGGTGCCGGACCACATCCGACGCCTCCAGCATGGAGAAATTGACGTCATCGACACCCTGCAGGATTTCACTGACGATCTTGAGTCCGGAGCTCGTGCCGCCTGGAAGGTCGATCTGCGTGACGTCGCCCGTCACTACCATTTTCGAGCCGAAGCCCAACCGGGTCAGGAACATCTTCATCTGTTCCGGTGTGGTGTTCTGCGCTTCATCCAGAATGATGAACGCATCGTTGAGGGTCCGGCCGCGCATATAGGCCAAAGGTGCGACCTCAATGGTGCCCGCTGCCATCAACCGTGGAATGGAATCCGGATCCATCATGTCGTGCAGTGCGTCATAGAGCGGACGCAGGTAGGGGTCGATCTTGTCACTGAGCGTGCCGGGCAGGAAACCGAGCCGCTCCCCCGCTTCAACGGCCGGACGCGTCAGGATGATCCGGTTGACTTCCTTGTGCTGCAGGGCCTGGACGGCCTTGGCCATGGCCAGATATGTCTTGCCCGTTCCCGCCGGACCGATGCCGAAGACAACGGTGTTGTTGTCGATAGCGTCCACGTAGTTCTTCTGATTCAGCGTCTTCGGACGGATGGTCCGTCCGCGCGAAGAAAGAATGTTCAGCGTCAGCACTTCGGCCGGCCTGGCAACTGATTGCTCGCTGAGCATGCGCAGCAACTGTGCGACTACCTGCGGCGACACACGCGTGTCATTGGCGGCCAGCGTGCGGATTTCCTCCAGCAGGCGCTCTGTGCGGTCGACGGCAGCAGGCGGGCCGGAGATGGAGAGTTCGTTGCCGCGTACATGCAGATTCACGTCGCTGAACTCGGATTCTATGAGCCGGAGCACCTCATCCTGGGCTCCGAGCGCCTTGACCATATGTTCCGACGATTCAAAGTGGATGGAACGGTTACTGGATCCGAGCGGATCCACATCCAGACGTGTTTCCGACATAAAGCGGCCGGCAGGCCTTCCATCTCCCCTTAGCTAGTACGACTGTTGTGTGGGATTGCTGTACATCTCAATGCTACGGCAACGGCCGTATGTCGTTCCCGAAATCCATGCATGACCGGTAGATATCGATCCTGTCTCAATCGTGCATCAGTCCGGTTGAGAGACGGCCCAACCGCCCGTTCGGACGCCGGCAGTATGCCAAGCTGGTTTTTCAGGTACCGGCAGGTGCCGCCATCAGACACCCGTACGCGCACAGGACGCCGCCATGAGTTGAGGAGGAATCCGGTCATTTCCACAGAGCAGCACCACCGGCCGCGCCACGCAGCCCCGCGCCGATTCCGCGCGTGGCTGACAGTGTTGACCCTTGGCTCCATGGTCATGATTGGCTGCACGCCTTCCGGGAATGGCCCCAACGGCCAGACTTCCATGCCGGCGGGCAGCGGCCAGCCGAGCGTCCAGAGCAGTCCGCTGGTGACCAGCGCTCCGGTGGAAACATTGCAAAGTACCGCTTTGTCCCCGGTCTACTGGCTGGGCACGAATGCCGAAACCGTGTTCCTCTACCGCGAGTTCCGCGAAACGGAGGATCTCGGTGATCCGATCACTAGTGCAATCAGCGCGGTCACCAAGCTGCAGCCGCTGGACCCGGACTACTTCAATCCCTGGCAGCCCGCGTCGAAAGTCGGAGCCTCCATCACCAACGGATCCGTCATTACCCTGGATATATCCTCCGACGCCTTTAAGGCCGATGTGGACGCTGGAATAGCGGAACGAGCTGTGCAGCAGTTGGTCTACACGGCCACCGCGGCAGCCGCAAATGCCGGTTTGAGTACTGCGGAAAACCCGCTCGACGTCGTCATCCTGGTAGACGGCCACTCCGGCTACA belongs to Arthrobacter crystallopoietes and includes:
- a CDS encoding Gmad2 immunoglobulin-like domain-containing protein, which produces MRRNPVISTEQHHRPRHAAPRRFRAWLTVLTLGSMVMIGCTPSGNGPNGQTSMPAGSGQPSVQSSPLVTSAPVETLQSTALSPVYWLGTNAETVFLYREFRETEDLGDPITSAISAVTKLQPLDPDYFNPWQPASKVGASITNGSVITLDISSDAFKADVDAGIAERAVQQLVYTATAAAANAGLSTAENPLDVVILVDGHSGYKAFGHVELGEPMSRDARLSAPIWIIDPQQGASTGDRVEVFGRGVAFEAQLSWRISRLESAEDIAEGTIVEEGTVQVDSTAGATGEFRFSQELDPGTYRVTVFHQDMSGRTEEPQNADSKVFTVR
- a CDS encoding PhoH family protein translates to MSETRLDVDPLGSSNRSIHFESSEHMVKALGAQDEVLRLIESEFSDVNLHVRGNELSISGPPAAVDRTERLLEEIRTLAANDTRVSPQVVAQLLRMLSEQSVARPAEVLTLNILSSRGRTIRPKTLNQKNYVDAIDNNTVVFGIGPAGTGKTYLAMAKAVQALQHKEVNRIILTRPAVEAGERLGFLPGTLSDKIDPYLRPLYDALHDMMDPDSIPRLMAAGTIEVAPLAYMRGRTLNDAFIILDEAQNTTPEQMKMFLTRLGFGSKMVVTGDVTQIDLPGGTSSGLKIVSEILQGVDDVNFSMLEASDVVRHRLVSDIVTAYGRWDDERRKPSTARRRRTEQES
- a CDS encoding hemolysin family protein yields the protein MALAFTLFAAVLTAAEAAFTYLPRQEAEQLLASGRVRTLAMVLQAPVAHLHALRFWRVWFEMAGAVAVALGFQDLLDNIWLAGLLATVTMAAVGFVLVGVSPRQFGRIHAPAVVKATAPAIRFLCGILGPVPGWLVRLGSAIAPNAPRADAAFFSEEEFRDLVDRASEAEMIEDAEAELIHSVFELGDTKVRAVMVPRTDMLTIDSGSTLQQAMSLFLRSGYSRIPVIGENADQVRGILYLKDVAARLHSRPGSATSTMVDEASRDVRYVPESKAVSDLLKELQRESTHVAIVIDEYGGTAGLVTLEDLIEEIVGEIVDEYDSESPEIEPQPDGRYLISARTSIDDVGELFDLDLDDEEVDTVGGLLAKTLGRVPIVGSQVEIDGLHLYAERLEGRRNRVSHVLVWFQPPKDQENSVAADNGAAAASQAPAGAESETER
- the ybeY gene encoding rRNA maturation RNase YbeY — its product is MAIEVNNETEYDADEADLARLGRFVLESLYVHPEAELSIILVDTDAMERLHIEWMDEPGPTDVLSFPMDELRPGTAAQPSPAGVLGDIVICPQVADEQAKKAGHSIGDEMLLLATHGLLHLLGYDHAEPEEEQEMFSLQRQLLAAFLGKEAPTETTR
- the era gene encoding GTPase Era, whose product is MSPNKGKVVAMATEGWPENYRAGFVSLVGRPNAGKSTLTNALVGQKVAITSAKPQTTRHTIRGIVHREDAQLVLVDTPGLHRPRTLLGQRLNDLVADTLSEVDAIGFCLPANEKIGPGDRFIANQLAALANKPVIALVTKTDLVDRAALAEQLLAVTALGAEVFPDGFADVVPVSAADGFQVDTVTNVLISRMPLSPPLYPSGELTDEPEAVMVAELIREAALEGVRDELPHSLAVVVEEIVPREGRSEDNPLLDVRVNLFVERSSQKAIIIGKGGARLRDVGTKARRGIEALLGTRVYLDLHVKIAKDWQRDPKQLVRLGF